In Scleropages formosus chromosome 18, fSclFor1.1, whole genome shotgun sequence, one DNA window encodes the following:
- the LOC108923665 gene encoding tRNA selenocysteine 1-associated protein 1-like isoform X2, with protein MSCLWMGNLEPYMDEKFISRAFATMGELVVGVRIIRNKTTWGAAGYCFVELADEATAERCLRKINGKPLPGATPPKRFKLNRATYGRQGETRGGYADNRYSQPYPYSHNQYYPHYPNYYSNWGYDQNSPNYGYNYNQYDYSSQMYDEVEDDGLEDPNVELDVMEANRQFMEDSEELYDALMDCHWPPQDYPGVPVTA; from the exons ATGAGTTGTCTGTGGATGGGGAAC CTGGAGCCCTATATGGATGAGAAGTTCATCTCGAGAGCCTTTGCCACCATGGGGGAGCTGGTCGTGGGGGTCAGGATCATCCGCAACAAGACAACGTG GGGTGCAGCGGGCTACTGCTTTGTGGAGCTCGCAGACGAAGCCACAGCTGAACGCTGCCTTCGAAAGATCAACGGGAAGCCGCTGCCCGGGGCCACACCG CCAAAGAGGTTCAAGTTGAACAGAGCCACCTATGGCAGACAGGGAGAGACAAG AGGTGGTTATGCAGACAACAGATACTCCCAGCCCTACCCTTACAGCCACAACCAGTACTACCCACACTACCCCAACTACTACTCCAACTGGGGTTATGACCAGAACTCGCCCAACTATGGCTACAACTACAACCAGTATGACTACTCCTCACAG atGTATGATGAGGTAGAAGATGATGGGCTGGAAG ACCCCAACGTTGAGCTGGATGTTATGGAGGCCAACCGGCAGTTCATGGAGGACAGCGAGGAGCTGTATGATGCCCTGATGGATTGCCACTGGCCTCCCCAGGATTACCCAGGAGTCCCTGTGACTGCCTAG
- the LOC108923665 gene encoding tRNA selenocysteine 1-associated protein 1-like isoform X1, with product MSCLWMGNLEPYMDEKFISRAFATMGELVVGVRIIRNKTTWGAAGYCFVELADEATAERCLRKINGKPLPGATPPKRFKLNRATYGRQGETRNRGGYADNRYSQPYPYSHNQYYPHYPNYYSNWGYDQNSPNYGYNYNQYDYSSQMYDEVEDDGLEDPNVELDVMEANRQFMEDSEELYDALMDCHWPPQDYPGVPVTA from the exons ATGAGTTGTCTGTGGATGGGGAAC CTGGAGCCCTATATGGATGAGAAGTTCATCTCGAGAGCCTTTGCCACCATGGGGGAGCTGGTCGTGGGGGTCAGGATCATCCGCAACAAGACAACGTG GGGTGCAGCGGGCTACTGCTTTGTGGAGCTCGCAGACGAAGCCACAGCTGAACGCTGCCTTCGAAAGATCAACGGGAAGCCGCTGCCCGGGGCCACACCG CCAAAGAGGTTCAAGTTGAACAGAGCCACCTATGGCAGACAGGGAGAGACAAG AAACAGAGGTGGTTATGCAGACAACAGATACTCCCAGCCCTACCCTTACAGCCACAACCAGTACTACCCACACTACCCCAACTACTACTCCAACTGGGGTTATGACCAGAACTCGCCCAACTATGGCTACAACTACAACCAGTATGACTACTCCTCACAG atGTATGATGAGGTAGAAGATGATGGGCTGGAAG ACCCCAACGTTGAGCTGGATGTTATGGAGGCCAACCGGCAGTTCATGGAGGACAGCGAGGAGCTGTATGATGCCCTGATGGATTGCCACTGGCCTCCCCAGGATTACCCAGGAGTCCCTGTGACTGCCTAG
- the LOC114912562 gene encoding galactose-specific lectin nattectin-like → MGPLSISVLLFTALVLSGGFAAPRAQEQSEKSVIIERYMENISATQGCPSGWRRFNSRCFHYVSQKATWADAQIHCTRFSASLASIHSLQEYRFVQNVTRGFGNNFPLAWMGGTDAPQFNFSFLFHTTNYPVFTIQEGKWIWVDGTPFDFTKWAPGEPNNVRGEHCLEMNFGGNFYCTIILLSLGFSDYIYEICMWSHCCCYFGK, encoded by the exons ATGGGGCCACTGAGCATCTCTGTGTTGCTCTTCACTGCTCTTGTTCTCAGTGGTGGTTTCGCTGCACCCAGAGCTCAGGAACAGAGTGAGAAATCAG TGATTATTGAGAGATACATGGAAAACATCTCTGCTACACAAGGATGTCCTTCTGGATGGCGTAGGTTTAACTCACGCTGCTTCCACTATGTCAGCCAAAAAGCCACATGGGCAGATGCACAG ATTCATTGTACCCGCTTCAGTGCGTCCCTCGCATCTATACACAGCCTACAGGAATACCGCTTTGTGCAAAATGTCACACGGGGGTTCGGCAACAACTTTCCTTTGGCCTGGATGGGAGGAACAGATGCCCCTCAG tttaacttttcatttctctttcacACTACAAATTACCCTGTTTTTACAATACAGGAGGGAAAGTGGATCTGGGTTGATGGGACTCCATTTGACTTCACCAAGTGGGCCCCCGGAGAACCTAACAATGTTAGAGGTGAACACTGCCTTGAAATGAACTTTggaggtaatttttattgcactaTTATTCTTTTAAGTTTGGGTTTCTCTGACTACATATATGAAATTTGTATGTGGTCTCACTGCTGTTGTTactttggaaaatga